CATCTTTTTTCCCTTGGAAAATACAGCCAATATTGGTTTTACCAACAGTACGTGGTCCTAAAGTAGAAGGGTCTGGTAATACAGCTTTTAAGAATTGCAGTGGAATAATTTCTTTTCCTTCATACAGAATGGGTTCAATAGAAGTCATGCCTACATTTTCCAGACATTTTAAATGGGTAAGATAGCTCTGGCCAAAGGTCATAAAGAAACGGATGCGTTTGATTCCTGGAATATTCAGAGCCAGGCTTTCGATTTCTTCATGGTGGAGCAGGTACATATCCTTTTCTCCAACTCCTTCAAAGTTGTAAACCCGTTTAATTTCCATTGGTTTTGTTTCTACCCAATGGCCGTCTTCCCAGTAGGAGCCGTTTGCGGAAACTTCACGGATGTTGATTTCTGGGTTAAAGTTGGTAGCGAATGGATAACCATGGTCTCCGCCATTGCAGTCCAGAATATCAATATAATTGATTTCATCAAATTCATGCTTTAGGGCGTATGCAGAGAATACTCCTGTAACCCCTGGGTCAAATCCACTACCCAGCAGAGCAGTAATACCAGCCTGTTCAAACCGTTCCCGGTAAGCCCACTGCCAACTGTATTCAAATTTCGCAGTATCCTCTGGTTCGTAGTTAGCAGTGTCAACATAATGGGTTTTGGTTGCCAGGCAAGCATCCATAATGGTTAAATCCTGGTAAGGTAACGCCAAGTTTAACACAACATCCGGTTTTTCCTGATTGATTAACGCAATCAGTTGGTCCACGTTATCTGCGTCTACCTGT
This is a stretch of genomic DNA from Clostridium facile. It encodes these proteins:
- a CDS encoding saccharopine dehydrogenase family protein; the protein is MGKALIIGCGGVASVAIHKCCQNSEVFEEICIASRTKSKCDALKEKLQDTTKTKITTAQVDADNVDQLIALINQEKPDVVLNLALPYQDLTIMDACLATKTHYVDTANYEPEDTAKFEYSWQWAYRERFEQAGITALLGSGFDPGVTGVFSAYALKHEFDEINYIDILDCNGGDHGYPFATNFNPEINIREVSANGSYWEDGHWVETKPMEIKRVYNFEGVGEKDMYLLHHEEIESLALNIPGIKRIRFFMTFGQSYLTHLKCLENVGMTSIEPILYEGKEIIPLQFLKAVLPDPSTLGPRTVGKTNIGCIFQGKKDGKEKTYYLYNICDHQECYKEVGSQAVAYTTGVPAMIGAMMIMTGTWNKPGVHNIEEFDPDPFMEALNKWGLPWNESHNPVLVD